Proteins found in one Nitrospirota bacterium genomic segment:
- a CDS encoding DUF4388 domain-containing protein yields the protein MAISFKGSLREYSLPKILTNLNRKQATGTMVVSTPNFTKKAYLVKGDAVFAASSYEDDRLGEMLLKAGKITVEQYDKSVEILKRTKKRLGAILVELGYLTPKDLFWGVKYQVKEIICSLFQLEDAECEFMEGNVPTDEVITLKMSMGNLIHEGVKRIDNWTRIRRELPDTGIALKLSKDPINLFQDVELSPYDKKLLSTIDGKKTIKEIIDSSWMNSFEAMKTIYVLWSIGILEEKIAEKEEVKEEAGETVSLDDLLQPFAEEEDALIKKVEEIYSNLDRLKLNELLEVGEDADVDTIKKNYYRLAREFHPDRYFNTSDAALKDKLTAVFDALTAAYTVLKDDFKRKEYFDSPGKQTGEALAEKMQMEEIQTEAAQEEMPEEEIHIKEISWGEVHLEGTPEEKVKEEEIKEEKEIVKDKGEGLFKRGVDEFKKGKFEDAVALFRQATEVDAEKPQYWSYLSLSLSKVPHKMKEAEDALLKAIKLEPLNGEHYVNLGSLYLKAGLHKRASGQFEKALKFDPGNVNAQKGLKQAKESKVKS from the coding sequence ATGGCAATATCATTTAAAGGCAGTCTAAGAGAATACAGCCTTCCAAAAATACTGACCAATCTTAACAGGAAACAGGCAACGGGAACCATGGTAGTCAGCACACCTAACTTTACCAAGAAGGCGTATTTGGTAAAGGGCGATGCCGTATTTGCCGCATCATCATACGAGGACGACAGGCTCGGAGAAATGCTGCTTAAGGCAGGGAAGATTACAGTTGAGCAGTACGATAAATCTGTGGAGATATTAAAAAGAACAAAGAAAAGACTGGGCGCAATCCTTGTGGAGCTTGGCTATCTGACGCCTAAAGACCTTTTCTGGGGAGTTAAATATCAGGTAAAAGAAATAATCTGCAGCCTTTTTCAGCTTGAAGACGCTGAATGTGAATTTATGGAAGGCAATGTGCCGACAGATGAGGTCATAACACTCAAGATGAGCATGGGCAATCTTATCCATGAAGGGGTGAAAAGGATAGATAACTGGACCAGGATACGGAGAGAGCTGCCTGATACAGGGATTGCATTAAAGCTTTCAAAAGACCCTATAAACCTTTTTCAGGATGTGGAGCTGAGCCCCTATGACAAGAAACTTCTCTCTACCATAGACGGCAAAAAAACAATCAAAGAGATTATTGACAGTTCATGGATGAATTCATTTGAAGCGATGAAGACTATCTATGTCCTCTGGTCTATCGGAATCCTTGAAGAAAAGATAGCTGAGAAGGAGGAAGTGAAAGAAGAGGCAGGCGAAACTGTATCATTGGACGATCTGCTTCAGCCCTTTGCAGAGGAAGAGGATGCGCTAATCAAAAAAGTTGAAGAGATATATTCAAATCTTGACAGGCTCAAACTGAACGAACTCCTTGAGGTCGGCGAAGATGCGGATGTGGATACAATTAAAAAGAATTACTACAGGCTTGCGCGGGAATTCCATCCTGACAGATACTTTAACACCTCTGATGCCGCGCTGAAGGATAAGCTGACAGCAGTGTTTGACGCACTTACAGCAGCATATACTGTTTTGAAGGATGATTTTAAGAGGAAGGAATATTTTGATTCTCCCGGCAAGCAAACAGGCGAGGCGCTGGCGGAAAAAATGCAGATGGAAGAAATACAAACAGAGGCGGCACAAGAGGAAATGCCTGAAGAAGAAATACATATAAAAGAAATATCTTGGGGAGAAGTGCATTTGGAAGGAACGCCGGAGGAAAAGGTAAAGGAAGAAGAAATAAAGGAAGAAAAAGAAATCGTGAAGGACAAAGGAGAGGGACTGTTCAAGCGAGGTGTTGATGAATTCAAGAAAGGCAAATTTGAGGATGCTGTTGCTCTTTTCAGGCAAGCCACAGAGGTAGATGCTGAAAAACCGCAGTATTGGAGCTATCTCTCTCTGTCACTTTCAAAGGTCCCTCATAAAATGAAGGAAGCTGAAGATGCCTTGCTTAAGGCAATAAAACTTGAACCCTTAAACGGAGAGCATTATGTGAATCTCGGCTCCCTGTATCTTAAGGCAGGCCTGCACAAGAGGGCATCAGGACAGTTTGAGAAGGCCTTGAAATTTGACCCCGGAAATGTAAATGCACAGAAAGGGCTGAAACAGGCAAAGGAGAGTAAAGTGAAGAGTTGA
- the moaC gene encoding cyclic pyranopterin monophosphate synthase MoaC, whose translation MKKLTHIDEKGRPKMVDVGSKPLTERMAVARGSVSMKKETFKLIKAGKLSKGDVLNVAKLAGIMAAKRTSEIIPLCHPLNITSVDIDFKLDEKKSRIDIESRVKITGQTGVEMEALTAVSAAALTIYDMCKAVDKGMVISDIMLMEKRGGKSGIFKRKRIRNF comes from the coding sequence GTGAAAAAACTTACCCACATAGACGAAAAGGGCAGGCCTAAAATGGTTGATGTAGGCTCAAAACCATTGACCGAAAGAATGGCTGTTGCAAGAGGCTCTGTCTCTATGAAAAAAGAGACTTTTAAACTCATAAAAGCAGGCAAGCTCTCAAAAGGCGATGTTTTGAATGTTGCAAAACTTGCCGGGATTATGGCTGCAAAAAGGACATCCGAGATTATCCCTCTCTGCCATCCTCTTAATATCACATCTGTTGATATTGACTTCAAACTTGATGAGAAAAAAAGCAGAATAGATATAGAATCACGCGTTAAGATAACAGGACAGACAGGCGTTGAGATGGAGGCGCTTACTGCTGTATCTGCCGCCGCGCTCACAATCTATGACATGTGCAAGGCAGTTGATAAGGGAATGGTTATCTCTGATATTATGCTTATGGAAAAACGCGGCGGGAAAAGCGGAATATTTAAAAGAAAAAGAATTCGCAACTTTTAA
- a CDS encoding antitoxin — protein MAVVTLRGLDDSMKKAIKEKAKQEGTSINTVLLRILKEDLGLKKKSRMVVHTDLDHLAGTWSDKEYAEFQKRIKDFEAIDEGMWK, from the coding sequence ATGGCAGTCGTGACACTTAGAGGACTTGATGATTCTATGAAAAAGGCGATTAAAGAAAAGGCGAAACAGGAAGGCACGAGCATTAATACTGTTTTACTGAGAATTTTGAAGGAGGACTTAGGGCTGAAAAAGAAGTCGCGGATGGTAGTGCATACCGACCTTGATCATCTTGCAGGCACATGGAGCGATAAGGAGTATGCCGAGTTTCAGAAACGAATAAAAGACTTTGAGGCCATAGATGAGGGCATGTGGAAGTAA